The following coding sequences lie in one Lolium perenne isolate Kyuss_39 chromosome 2, Kyuss_2.0, whole genome shotgun sequence genomic window:
- the LOC127328597 gene encoding uncharacterized protein translates to MEHLARDLAPLTRVYHLMAKGMSFKVTVTLRARRVEKWIKYVKRDYLDNMTIKCICRADEVSQALKEFLQDGFIRFRGAAIGKDVEMLNTLNPTINHIPSLYDLANSLIVTNLEKKKRKKYKKKDATQEKEDDELIFGWANVPPSFEQVRYAALDTRLGFKMARSYWRLAGYNSHVGRLNI, encoded by the exons ATGGAGCACCTCGCGCGCGACCTGGCTCCTCTGACTCGGGTGTACCACCTCATGGCCAAAGGGATGTCCTTCAAGGTCACGGTCACGCTCCGTGCAAGAAGGGTAGAGAAGTGGATCAAGTACGTGAAGAGGGACTATCTCGACAACATGACAATCAAGTGC ATTTGTCGCGCCGATGAAGTGTCACAGGCTCTCAAGGAGTTCTTGCAGGACGGCTTCATCAGATTCCGCGGCGCGGCTATCGGCAAGGATGTGGAGATGCTAA ATACTCTGAAtcccacaattaatcacattccGAGTCTATATGATCTGGCGAATTCTCTGATTGTGACAAATcttgagaagaagaagaggaagaagtacAAGAAGAAGGACGCCACGCAAGAAAAAGAAGACGATGAACTCATATTTGGGTGGGCCAATGTTCCACCGAGCTTCGAGCAAGTGCGCTATGCCGCGCTGGACACTCGTCTGGGCTTCAAGATGGCTAGGAGTTATTGGCGGCTAGCTGGCTACAATAGTCATGTTGGTCGTCTCAATATTTAA